From Vitis vinifera cultivar Pinot Noir 40024 chromosome 5, ASM3070453v1, the proteins below share one genomic window:
- the LOC100263505 gene encoding protein WHAT'S THIS FACTOR 9, mitochondrial encodes MVWWLLLGRAGVSGFLYVHQRGFIYQQKFSLVNVKLKWVKDRALDAVVAGERNLRATCTLVSIISSDPHDGFPIYRLSRHRGQLGLPHDIKLATFIRRFPNIFDEFHVLDSGGTRVPWFRLTPEALNLHHEALNALQQNEMDLLNRLRKLLMLTCERMLPLQTIDQLKWDFGLPYDYCHSLVPSYPELFSMVHLPDDRVGLKLISWDDRLAVSQLQKNAAFNQKEEDVRNGCLTFPIRFTRGFGLKRKCMKWLEEWQMLPYTSPYTDASHLDPRTDVSEKRIVGVFHELLHLTLQKRTERKNVSNLRKPLSCPQKFTKVFERHPGIFYISKKSDSQTVVLREAYDQQQLLQKHPIVEIRERFANMMEKGLLDRSRGLYKRSGINGLEVDPSKDVYYDELNDNERKSESESDRNLLSEYDSDETMHGPC; translated from the coding sequence atggtcTGGTGGTTATTGTTGGGCAGAGCTGGAGTTTCTGGTTTCCTATATGTACATCAGAGAGGATTCATTTACCAGCAGAAATTTAGTCTTGTGAATGTGAAGTTGAAATGGGTGAAAGATAGAGCATTGGATGCTGTTGTGGCTGGTGAGAGAAATCTCAGAGCAACCTGCACACTTGTTTCCATCATCTCATCTGATCCCCATGATGGCTTTCCCATATACCGCCTCTCTCGCCATCGAGGGCAACTTGGCCTCCCTCATGATATTAAGCTTGCCACCTTTATCAGGAGATTCCCGAATATTTTTGATGAATTTCATGTTCTTGACAGTGGAGGCACTCGTGTTCCATGGTTCCGCTTGACTCCAGAAGCCCTGAATCTCCACCATGAAGCACTCAATGCTCTCCAGCAGAATGAGATGGATCTCCTCAATAGGCTTAGGAAACTCCTCATGCTCACCTGTGAAAGGATGCTTCCTTTACAAACCATTGACCAGCTGAAATGGGACTTTGGTTTGCCGTATGATTACTGTCATTCTCTGGTACCAAGTTATCCAGAGTTATTCTCTATGGTCCACCTTCCTGATGATCGGGTTGGCTTGAAACTTATATCCTGGGATGATCGCCTTGCTGTATCCCAATTGCAAAAGAATGCTGCTTTTAATCAAAAGGAAGAAGATGTGAGAAATGGATGCTTAACCTTTCCAATTAGATTCACGAGGGGTTTTGGATTGAAGAGGAAATGCATGAAGTGGTTAGAAGAGTGGCAGATGCTCCCATATACTTCTCCTTACACCGATGCCTCCCATTTGGATCCTCGTACTGATGTATCTGAAAAGAGAATCGTTGGAGTCTTTCATGAACTTCTTCACCTCACCTTACAAAAGAGAACCGAGCGCAAGAATGTGAGTAACCTCCGTAAACCACTTTCATGCCCCCAGAAGTTCACTAAGGTGTTTGAGCGCCATCCTGgtattttctatatttctaaAAAGTCTGACTCCCAGACCGTTGTTCTTAGGGAAGCCTATGACCAACAGCAACTTCTGCAGAAACACCCCATCGTAGAAATCAGGGAAAGATTTGCAAACATGATGGAGAAAGGACTTCTTGATAGGAGCAGGGGGTTGTATAAAAGAAGTGGAATTAATGGTTTAGAAGTGGATCCATCAAAAGATGTTTATTATGATGAGTTGAACGATAACGAGCGTAAATCTGAAAGTGAGTCAGATCGTAATCTGCTCTCTGAATATGATTCAGATGAAACCATGCATGGCCCTTGCTGA